One Clostridia bacterium DNA segment encodes these proteins:
- the cobC gene encoding alpha-ribazole phosphatase: MERPTRIYLVRHGETEWNSLGQYQGHRDVDLSDLGRRQAVCLQERFRGEQLAAFYASDLRRAAETAAVIAAPHGLEVQQLPALREMDFGHWEGLTHGQIAALYPAEFKAWFRGPGTVEVPGGESFARVQQRAWAALTEIVARHSGRKVLVVSHGGTIRALICAALGLDADALWHLALDNAAVSVLDFYSQGPVLSLLNDCSHLRCLYKPPAGQS; encoded by the coding sequence TTGGAGCGACCCACGCGGATATACCTGGTGAGACACGGAGAAACCGAGTGGAATTCCCTGGGGCAATACCAGGGTCATCGGGACGTGGACCTGAGTGATCTGGGCCGGCGGCAGGCGGTGTGCCTCCAGGAGAGGTTCCGGGGGGAACAGTTGGCCGCCTTCTATGCCAGCGATTTGCGGCGGGCGGCCGAAACCGCGGCCGTTATCGCCGCTCCTCACGGCCTGGAGGTGCAACAGCTGCCTGCCCTCCGCGAGATGGACTTCGGCCATTGGGAAGGGTTAACCCACGGGCAGATAGCCGCGCTCTATCCGGCGGAGTTCAAGGCGTGGTTTCGGGGTCCGGGTACGGTAGAGGTGCCCGGCGGGGAGAGCTTCGCCCGGGTGCAGCAGCGGGCCTGGGCGGCCCTGACCGAGATCGTGGCCCGCCATTCCGGCCGGAAGGTGCTGGTGGTTTCCCACGGGGGCACCATCCGCGCCCTCATCTGCGCGGCCCTGGGGTTGGACGCGGATGCCCTCTGGCACCTGGCCCTGGATAATGCGGCGGTAAGCGTGCTGGACTTTTACTCCCAGGGTCCGGTGTTGAGCCTGCTCAACGATTGCAGCCACCTCCGTTGCCTTTATAAACCCCCGGCTGGGCAGTCATAA
- a CDS encoding GHMP kinase, translated as MEATVAVPGCCGELVEGLLGDHDFLISCPVNLVSVVTVRLTEGRPGRIEVPPGKEKTRKAVGATLRYLGRAEAGARVEIVSSLPPGKGMGSSSADVCAAIAATALALGRRLDYAELARLAVSVEPTNSTFLPGLALFDHLQARFFRLLGPPPAMAVLAVDCGGEVDTLAFNRRPDLRELRRRARPLTSRALRLIGLGLRQADPRLVARGATLSAWANQRILPQPLFRPLLRWALARGAWGVNVAHSGTVAGVLLDPHRPDVERLVDELAASFPGIERVYWLQMVPGGVMAAGAGVRGGQTWD; from the coding sequence ATGGAGGCCACGGTGGCCGTGCCCGGGTGCTGCGGGGAACTGGTGGAAGGCCTGCTGGGCGACCACGACTTTCTGATAAGCTGCCCGGTCAACCTGGTCTCCGTAGTTACCGTGCGATTGACAGAAGGCCGCCCGGGAAGGATAGAGGTGCCGCCGGGAAAGGAAAAGACCAGGAAGGCGGTGGGTGCCACGCTGCGGTATCTCGGCCGGGCGGAGGCCGGAGCGCGGGTGGAAATCGTCTCCTCCCTGCCGCCGGGTAAGGGTATGGGTAGCAGCAGTGCGGACGTATGTGCGGCCATTGCCGCCACGGCGCTGGCCCTGGGCCGCAGGCTGGATTATGCCGAACTGGCCCGACTGGCGGTTTCGGTAGAACCCACCAACAGCACCTTTTTACCCGGGCTAGCACTCTTCGATCATCTGCAGGCGCGCTTCTTCCGGCTTCTCGGACCCCCTCCGGCCATGGCCGTCCTGGCCGTGGACTGCGGCGGAGAAGTGGACACCCTGGCTTTCAACCGCCGGCCGGATCTGCGCGAACTCCGGCGACGGGCCCGGCCGCTCACCTCCAGGGCCCTGCGGCTTATCGGTCTGGGCCTGAGACAGGCGGACCCCCGTCTGGTTGCCCGGGGCGCCACCTTGAGCGCCTGGGCCAACCAGCGTATCCTGCCCCAACCCCTGTTCCGGCCCCTGCTCCGGTGGGCTCTGGCCCGGGGAGCCTGGGGGGTGAACGTGGCGCACAGCGGTACGGTGGCGGGGGTCCTTCTCGATCCCCACCGACCGGACGTGGAACGGCTGGTGGACGAACTGGCGGCGAGCTTTCCGGGAATAGAGCGGGTTTACTGGCTCCAGATGGTTCCCGGTGGGGTCATGGCCGCCGGGGCAGGAGTGCGGGGGGGCCAAACGTGGGATTAG
- the guaB gene encoding IMP dehydrogenase gives MREKFWGEGLTFDDVLLVPRKSEVLPREADVSTWFTRTIRLNIPIVSAAMDTVTEARMAIAIAREGGIGVIHRNLTVERQAEEVDRVKRSEHGIITDPVYLSPDHTIAEAMRIMERYHISGVPITIGRRLVGILTNRDLRFETDFSRRIEEVMTKENLITAPEGTTLEEAKRILQRHKIEKLPLVDENFNLRGLITIKDIEKARQYPNAAKDERGRLRVAAAVGVGREAMERVAALVAAGVDAVVVDTAHGHSVYVLRTVEQIKSAYPHLSVVAGNVATAEGARDLIAAGADAIKVGVGPGSICTTRVIAGIGMPQITAILECAREAARHGVPVIADGGIKYSGDITKALAAGADTVMIGSLLAGTEESPGEIEIYQGRSFKVYRGMGSLAAMKEGCRDRYFQEESEKPVPEGIEGRVPYKGPLSETIYQLVGGLRAGMGYCGVRNLEELRRETSFVRITAAGLRESHPHDVAITKEAPNYWV, from the coding sequence ATCCGGGAAAAGTTTTGGGGCGAGGGCTTAACCTTTGACGACGTGTTGCTGGTTCCGCGCAAGTCCGAGGTCCTGCCTCGGGAAGCGGACGTGTCCACCTGGTTCACCCGGACCATAAGGCTGAACATACCGATCGTCAGCGCCGCCATGGATACGGTGACGGAGGCGCGAATGGCCATAGCCATAGCCCGGGAGGGCGGCATCGGGGTAATTCACCGCAACCTCACCGTCGAGCGACAGGCCGAGGAGGTGGATCGGGTCAAGCGCTCCGAACACGGGATAATCACCGATCCCGTTTACCTGAGCCCGGATCATACCATCGCCGAGGCCATGCGCATTATGGAGCGCTACCACATCTCGGGAGTCCCCATCACCATCGGCCGCCGCCTGGTGGGCATACTGACCAACCGGGACCTGCGCTTCGAAACCGATTTTTCGCGGCGTATCGAGGAGGTGATGACCAAGGAGAACCTCATCACGGCGCCCGAAGGCACCACCCTGGAGGAGGCCAAGCGGATCCTGCAACGGCACAAGATCGAGAAGCTGCCGCTGGTGGACGAGAACTTCAACCTGCGCGGCCTGATTACCATTAAGGACATCGAGAAGGCCCGCCAGTATCCCAATGCCGCCAAGGACGAACGCGGCCGCCTGCGGGTGGCGGCGGCGGTAGGCGTGGGCAGGGAGGCCATGGAAAGGGTGGCCGCCCTGGTGGCCGCCGGGGTGGACGCGGTGGTCGTAGATACCGCCCACGGGCATTCGGTCTACGTACTTCGCACCGTGGAACAGATAAAGTCTGCCTATCCCCATCTTTCCGTGGTGGCCGGGAACGTGGCCACGGCGGAGGGCGCGCGGGATCTGATTGCCGCCGGGGCGGACGCCATAAAGGTGGGCGTGGGCCCGGGTTCGATCTGCACCACGCGGGTTATCGCCGGCATCGGCATGCCGCAGATCACCGCCATCCTGGAGTGTGCCCGGGAGGCGGCCAGGCACGGCGTGCCGGTGATCGCCGACGGAGGCATAAAGTATTCCGGGGACATCACCAAGGCCCTGGCCGCCGGGGCGGACACGGTCATGATCGGAAGCCTGTTGGCCGGTACCGAAGAGAGCCCGGGAGAGATCGAGATTTACCAGGGCCGTAGCTTCAAGGTATACCGCGGGATGGGATCGCTCGCGGCCATGAAAGAGGGGTGCCGGGACCGCTACTTCCAGGAGGAAAGCGAAAAACCGGTGCCGGAGGGCATAGAGGGGCGGGTTCCCTACAAGGGGCCGCTGTCGGAGACCATCTACCAACTGGTGGGGGGTCTCAGGGCCGGCATGGGTTACTGTGGGGTGCGCAACCTGGAAGAACTCAGACGGGAAACCTCCTTCGTCCGCATTACCGCCGCCGGCCTGCGGGAAAGCCACCCCCACGACGTGGCCATCACCAAGGAGGCGCCCAACTACTGGGTGTAA
- the cobD gene encoding threonine-phosphate decarboxylase CobD, whose translation MGLVEHGGNRWRAGLLYGREPGTFLDFSANLNPLGPPPGLEDWLAARMQEAAYYPDPEYRRLKSVLKEHLSASGAVVVGNGAVELICLLPLLLRPNTVLVVEPGFGEYAAAARAAGARVRQLVLSPSCGFVLRPEELEAKLRGTEMCFIGWPNNPTGNFPLAPGDLEAVIARHPECLFVVDESFMDFVLPPGAASLAGAVHRLANLCVLYSLTKFFALPGLRLGCAVTSQALAERLEQGSPPWRVNVMAARAGEYVLEQRGYAEYTRSVIHGERTLLSQGLRELGYSPFPAEANFVLIHLGRGTQGQELEVELGRRGLLIRRCASFTGLDDRFIRVAVRLRWENARLLRALEEVGGRK comes from the coding sequence GTGGGATTAGTGGAACACGGAGGCAATCGCTGGCGGGCGGGCCTGCTCTACGGCCGTGAACCCGGGACCTTCCTGGACTTCAGCGCCAATCTTAATCCCCTCGGGCCCCCTCCGGGGCTGGAGGACTGGCTGGCGGCCCGGATGCAGGAGGCCGCCTACTATCCGGACCCCGAATACCGCCGGCTGAAGAGTGTGCTGAAAGAACATCTTTCGGCCTCCGGTGCCGTGGTGGTAGGCAACGGGGCGGTAGAGCTTATCTGCCTTCTGCCCCTCCTGTTGCGGCCCAACACGGTACTGGTTGTGGAGCCGGGGTTCGGCGAGTACGCGGCCGCGGCCCGGGCGGCGGGCGCCCGGGTCCGGCAACTGGTACTCAGCCCCTCTTGCGGGTTTGTTCTGCGGCCCGAAGAACTGGAGGCGAAACTCCGGGGGACGGAAATGTGCTTCATCGGCTGGCCCAACAATCCCACGGGTAACTTTCCCCTGGCCCCCGGGGATTTGGAGGCGGTGATCGCCCGGCACCCGGAATGCCTTTTTGTAGTGGACGAATCGTTTATGGACTTCGTCCTGCCGCCGGGAGCGGCCAGCCTGGCGGGGGCCGTGCACCGGTTAGCCAACCTGTGCGTGCTCTATTCACTTACCAAGTTCTTCGCGCTGCCCGGCCTTCGGCTGGGCTGCGCGGTAACGAGCCAGGCCCTGGCGGAAAGGCTGGAGCAGGGCAGCCCTCCCTGGAGGGTGAACGTTATGGCGGCCAGGGCGGGAGAGTACGTCCTGGAGCAGAGGGGCTACGCCGAATATACCCGCTCCGTGATTCACGGGGAGCGCACCTTGCTCTCCCAAGGTCTGAGGGAGCTAGGCTATTCCCCATTTCCGGCAGAGGCCAACTTCGTGCTGATTCACCTGGGCAGGGGAACCCAGGGGCAGGAACTGGAGGTAGAACTGGGCCGGCGGGGCCTGCTGATACGGCGGTGTGCCTCCTTCACCGGCCTGGACGATCGCTTCATCCGGGTGGCCGTACGCCTGCGTTGGGAAAACGCACGCCTCTTGCGCGCCCTGGAGGAGGTCGGGGGGAGGAAGTAA
- the cobS gene encoding adenosylcobinamide-GDP ribazoletransferase: MNHVLREIGRLRLALAFLTRLPVGGSRWSPGDYRGSLLWFPVVGAAIGLLQGTVAWAAARFLPAPVAAALTVAAGVLLSGGLHLDGLMDTADGLASGRPPREALEVMRDSAVGAYGIMAVCLVLLLQYSAALSLLNLDYSLLAGIYTSIVTLSRASLVSAICLHPYARSQGLGSAFRGSGKREAVGAWVTSALVCVALCRRWGPVLLAGSLALALTYGFRMARVFGGLTGDMYGALAEIEATILLLVAVALWT; encoded by the coding sequence GTGAACCACGTGCTTCGGGAAATAGGGCGTCTTCGTCTGGCACTCGCCTTTCTTACCCGGTTGCCGGTCGGAGGCAGCCGGTGGTCGCCGGGAGACTACCGGGGAAGTCTGCTCTGGTTTCCCGTGGTAGGCGCGGCGATAGGTCTGCTCCAGGGAACCGTTGCCTGGGCGGCGGCGCGGTTTCTGCCCGCGCCGGTGGCGGCAGCCTTGACCGTGGCGGCCGGCGTGCTCTTGAGCGGGGGACTGCACCTGGACGGTCTGATGGACACTGCCGACGGGCTGGCCAGCGGTCGCCCGCCCCGGGAGGCCCTGGAGGTCATGAGAGATAGCGCGGTGGGGGCGTACGGCATAATGGCAGTCTGTCTGGTACTTCTGCTCCAGTATTCAGCCGCCCTCTCGCTCCTCAACCTGGACTACTCGCTCCTTGCCGGTATATATACCTCCATAGTCACCCTTTCCCGGGCCTCACTGGTTAGTGCGATTTGCCTTCACCCGTACGCCCGCTCCCAGGGTTTGGGCAGCGCCTTCCGGGGGTCAGGGAAAAGAGAGGCGGTCGGGGCATGGGTCACTTCGGCGCTGGTATGCGTGGCCCTGTGTCGCCGGTGGGGACCGGTGCTCTTGGCCGGCTCGCTGGCGCTGGCCCTGACATACGGCTTCCGTATGGCCCGGGTTTTCGGCGGCCTTACCGGCGACATGTACGGTGCCCTGGCGGAAATAGAGGCGACGATTCTCTTGCTCGTGGCGGTGGCCCTCTGGACCTAG
- a CDS encoding helix-turn-helix domain-containing protein, which yields MEEYQSRVPWSSQPSLKEMAEEVGVDFDRFLKLLAQNRGDMEVAAELGIPETLARRLRRHFESYGVHSVVGQD from the coding sequence ATGGAAGAGTATCAGTCGCGCGTACCCTGGTCGAGCCAGCCCAGTTTGAAGGAAATGGCGGAGGAGGTGGGGGTCGATTTCGATCGTTTCCTGAAGCTCCTGGCCCAAAACCGCGGCGACATGGAGGTAGCGGCCGAACTGGGGATTCCCGAGACGCTGGCCCGCCGCCTCAGGCGGCACTTCGAAAGCTACGGTGTACACAGCGTGGTGGGCCAGGACTAG
- the miaB gene encoding tRNA (N6-isopentenyl adenosine(37)-C2)-methylthiotransferase MiaB has translation MTGAKKYLTFTYGCQMNEHDTEVMAGLLEEAGYRPALGPEEADLILINTCSVREKAENKVFGQLGQLSAWKRRRPGLIIGVAGCMAQRLGETLRRKAPQVDFVVGPGDLHRLPELVRRVEEERQFVLATGWPGGEPVENLPVRRADRIRAYVNISFGCNNFCSFCIVPYLRGPERSRRAEHILAEVEALAREGYREVMLLGQNVNTYGRDLPGGVSFGGLLQQVDAVEGLARIRYTTSHPRDFGPELVEVVASARKVCEHFHLPAQAGSDRVLERMRRGYTREHYLRLTEIIRRRLPHASITTDLIVGFPGETEEDFEATLDLVERVRFDAAFTFMYSPRPGTAAAAFPDQVPPEVRRERLVRLNRLQNRLTRESNERLAGETVEVLVEGPSKTNPERLSGRTRTNKIVVFSGPPELIGQLVNVRITEAQTFNLFGELV, from the coding sequence TTGACCGGAGCGAAGAAGTATCTCACCTTTACCTACGGCTGTCAGATGAACGAACACGACACCGAGGTTATGGCCGGGCTGCTGGAAGAGGCGGGATACCGGCCCGCCTTGGGTCCGGAAGAAGCGGACCTGATTCTTATCAACACCTGCTCGGTACGGGAGAAGGCGGAGAACAAAGTCTTCGGCCAGTTAGGCCAACTCTCCGCCTGGAAGCGGCGGCGGCCGGGCCTGATCATCGGCGTCGCGGGGTGCATGGCCCAGCGATTGGGAGAAACGCTTCGCCGCAAGGCCCCGCAGGTGGACTTCGTGGTGGGCCCCGGCGATCTGCACCGGCTGCCGGAACTGGTCCGCCGGGTGGAGGAGGAGCGGCAATTCGTGCTGGCCACCGGTTGGCCGGGAGGCGAACCGGTGGAAAACCTGCCCGTGAGGCGGGCGGATCGCATCCGGGCCTATGTTAACATCAGCTTCGGCTGCAACAACTTCTGCAGCTTCTGCATAGTGCCCTATCTTCGGGGGCCGGAGCGCAGCCGGCGGGCGGAACACATCCTGGCCGAAGTGGAGGCCCTGGCCCGGGAAGGCTACCGCGAGGTAATGCTGTTAGGTCAGAACGTGAACACCTACGGGCGCGACCTGCCGGGCGGGGTGAGCTTCGGCGGTCTGCTACAGCAGGTGGACGCGGTTGAGGGGCTGGCCCGCATCCGCTACACCACCTCCCACCCGCGCGATTTCGGCCCCGAACTGGTAGAGGTGGTGGCCTCCGCCCGGAAGGTCTGCGAGCACTTCCATCTTCCCGCCCAGGCCGGATCGGACCGCGTCCTGGAACGCATGCGCCGGGGATATACCCGCGAGCACTATTTGCGCCTGACCGAAATCATCCGGCGCCGCCTTCCCCATGCCAGCATTACTACCGACCTAATCGTGGGCTTTCCCGGAGAAACCGAGGAGGATTTTGAAGCCACCCTGGACCTGGTGGAGAGGGTGCGCTTCGATGCCGCCTTTACCTTCATGTATTCTCCCCGGCCGGGCACGGCGGCGGCGGCGTTTCCGGACCAGGTGCCGCCGGAAGTCAGGCGGGAAAGGCTCGTGCGCCTCAACCGCCTGCAGAACCGGCTGACGCGGGAAAGCAACGAAAGGCTGGCAGGCGAGACCGTAGAGGTGCTGGTGGAAGGACCGAGCAAGACAAATCCCGAGCGGCTGTCCGGGCGTACCCGCACCAACAAGATCGTGGTGTTCTCCGGGCCGCCCGAACTGATAGGGCAGCTGGTGAACGTGCGCATAACCGAGGCCCAGACCTTCAACCTCTTCGGCGAACTGGTCTAG
- the cbiB gene encoding adenosylcobinamide-phosphate synthase CbiB — protein MWLAVLLDWAIGDPRWRVHPVRLMGQVIAALERPARFVGRRPWSLRLAGGLTVAVVVGGSYLLPWWFLQWLMSRHSWLALVLEATLIAGAVAARSLGEAATAVYQRLAAGDLPGARIAVSELVARDTEHLTPEEVVRAAVETVAENTVDGVTAPFFYALLGGAPLALAYRAVNTLDSMWGYRDERYRDLGWCAAKLDDLANYLPARLTGLLLCLLAGLGGFSGKRAWEVLRRDARRHPSPNSGFPEAAVAGALGIRLGGVNRYRGKEEFRPYLGEPLEPPDKAHILKAVRLMCRTALCFPAAGTALLLLFR, from the coding sequence ATATGGCTGGCGGTGCTCCTGGACTGGGCCATCGGTGATCCCCGGTGGCGGGTGCATCCGGTGCGCCTCATGGGACAGGTGATCGCAGCCCTGGAGAGGCCGGCCCGGTTTGTCGGCCGGCGACCCTGGTCCCTGCGCCTGGCCGGCGGACTGACGGTGGCGGTAGTGGTCGGAGGTTCGTACCTGCTGCCGTGGTGGTTCCTCCAGTGGCTGATGTCAAGACATAGTTGGCTGGCGTTGGTTTTGGAGGCAACACTTATTGCCGGAGCGGTGGCCGCCCGCAGTCTGGGCGAGGCGGCCACCGCAGTTTACCAACGTCTGGCGGCCGGGGACCTGCCCGGAGCCAGGATTGCCGTTTCCGAGTTGGTGGCCAGGGATACGGAACACCTGACTCCGGAGGAAGTGGTCCGGGCGGCGGTAGAAACGGTGGCGGAAAACACGGTGGACGGTGTGACCGCTCCCTTCTTCTACGCCCTCCTGGGGGGAGCCCCTCTGGCCCTCGCCTACCGCGCGGTAAACACGTTGGATTCTATGTGGGGCTACCGCGACGAACGCTACCGGGACCTGGGCTGGTGCGCGGCCAAACTCGACGATCTGGCCAATTATCTGCCCGCCCGCCTCACCGGCTTGCTGCTCTGTCTGCTCGCGGGCCTTGGGGGTTTTTCGGGCAAGAGGGCCTGGGAGGTTCTCCGGAGGGACGCGCGCCGGCACCCAAGCCCCAACAGCGGCTTCCCCGAGGCGGCGGTGGCAGGCGCTCTGGGAATACGGCTGGGCGGCGTCAATCGTTACCGGGGCAAGGAGGAATTTCGGCCTTACCTCGGTGAACCCTTGGAACCGCCGGACAAGGCGCACATTCTGAAGGCCGTACGGCTGATGTGCCGGACCGCCTTGTGCTTTCCGGCGGCGGGCACCGCGCTCTTGCTGTTGTTCCGGTAG
- a CDS encoding radical SAM protein, protein MPYEGLIYRPPSEAHSLILQVTVGCSHGACTFCSAYLGKRFRIKEWEEVEEDIRLAETHYRPLVERVFLADGNALVMDTERLLRLLERLYRAFPNLKRVGIYGGPRDILRKTPEELRALKEAGLGIIYLGVETGDDELLRAIRKGVSSRQMIEAGRKVVESGIALSVTVIAGLGGPALSERHARRTAEVINAIDPPYLGVLTLMVEEGTPLAEEVRQGRFTPLTPWEVLKELRMLVEGLETTACLFRANHASNYLPLGGVLAREKPRVLAAIDRVLAAQDDRLLRPESLRAL, encoded by the coding sequence ATGCCTTACGAGGGGTTGATCTACCGTCCGCCCAGTGAAGCCCACAGCCTTATCCTGCAGGTAACCGTAGGCTGCTCGCACGGCGCCTGCACCTTCTGCAGCGCCTACCTGGGTAAACGTTTTCGCATCAAGGAGTGGGAGGAAGTCGAGGAGGACATCCGGCTGGCGGAGACCCACTATCGTCCCCTGGTGGAGCGGGTCTTTCTGGCCGACGGCAACGCCCTGGTCATGGATACGGAGCGCCTGCTCCGCCTGCTGGAGCGTCTGTACCGGGCCTTTCCCAATCTCAAGCGGGTAGGAATATACGGCGGTCCCCGGGACATTCTGCGCAAGACCCCGGAGGAACTGCGGGCCCTCAAAGAAGCGGGCTTGGGCATTATTTACCTGGGAGTAGAAACCGGCGATGACGAATTGCTGCGGGCCATCCGCAAAGGAGTGAGTTCTCGGCAGATGATTGAAGCCGGACGAAAAGTCGTTGAGTCCGGCATAGCCCTTTCCGTAACCGTGATTGCCGGGTTGGGCGGTCCTGCGTTGAGCGAGCGTCACGCGCGGCGCACCGCCGAAGTGATAAACGCCATCGATCCCCCTTACCTGGGCGTGCTCACCCTCATGGTCGAGGAAGGCACGCCCCTGGCCGAGGAGGTGCGGCAGGGGCGGTTTACCCCGCTCACGCCCTGGGAGGTGTTGAAGGAGCTCCGCATGCTGGTGGAGGGGCTGGAAACCACCGCCTGCCTGTTCCGCGCCAATCACGCCTCCAATTACCTGCCTCTGGGGGGCGTGCTGGCCCGGGAGAAACCCAGGGTATTGGCGGCCATCGATCGGGTTCTTGCTGCCCAGGACGACCGCCTCCTCCGGCCGGAGAGCCTGCGGGCCCTCTAG
- a CDS encoding YkuS family protein, which yields MVRPVVAVEETLGDVAEYLAANGVEVRPIKDVGAERSDLEGCQAVVISGLDRDFGGRLDVEYPVPVIEARGRKPETILAAVLERAGYVPAPPEWR from the coding sequence TTGGTCAGACCGGTGGTAGCGGTAGAAGAGACCTTGGGCGATGTGGCCGAGTACCTGGCCGCCAACGGGGTAGAGGTGCGCCCCATCAAGGACGTCGGCGCCGAACGGTCCGACCTCGAGGGCTGTCAGGCCGTAGTGATATCCGGCCTGGACCGCGACTTCGGCGGCCGTCTGGACGTGGAGTACCCGGTGCCGGTCATCGAGGCACGAGGGCGAAAGCCGGAAACCATCCTGGCGGCGGTCCTGGAGCGGGCTGGCTATGTGCCCGCCCCGCCGGAGTGGCGCTAG